Genomic window (Tachysurus fulvidraco isolate hzauxx_2018 chromosome 20, HZAU_PFXX_2.0, whole genome shotgun sequence):
CAAGACTGAAATGTGCCaaacaacacagagacaaaggccaagacttctggaatgatgtgctttggacagatgagtctaaaataaaattatttggaGACCATAAAAGATGgatgtttggaataaaccaaatacagcatttcagcaaaagaacctcataccaattgtgaaacatggaggtggaaatGTTATGGAttggagatgcttttctgcagcaggacctggccagctcaccatcatagaatccactatgaattTTGCATTGcatcagaaggtgcttgaggaacatgtgagaccatctgtcaaaaaaatgaagctgaagctgaacTGGACCAATGACCTAAAACATCccagtaaatccaccaaggactcactgaaaagtaaaaaatggagaattctggaatggccaagtcaaagcccagatATAAATCCTGTTGATTTCCTGTGTGGTGATTTGAAACAGACTGTGCATGTAAGAAACCCTTCAAACAACACATGGCTAAAATAATTCTGCATGAAAAAGACGTTATTCCACTCGATGTCATAAACCGGCTACAAGAAACGTCTCATTTTTTCCTCCGTTGAAATactaatttttgtttatttcttttgtttagaaaaaatttttttttgttgttgttgtttacttgcaattacatcattttcatcTACAGGTACgaattaaaacaagatcagaaagtgacatgttgacatttcttaattTTCTTAATTTGGTGTGTTAATATCCCAATTAAAAAGAACTGTTCTCGTCAGTCTGgtgacaaaatgtaaaaaaaaatattctactTACATTATTATAGTGAAGAGTAATTTTTCTCTGTATACACAATGCAAATTTTACAGAACATCTAAAATAATATAAGAAGTGATGGTTATCTAAATTTTTTCTAATAAATCTAAGATTttctcacacctacagggttggggggtcaATTCCAACCTCCACGTTTTCTTTGGGATCTTTCCAAAGATCTTGtatgttgtaggctgattggtatctctgaattgtccatagtgtgtaaatgggtgtgtgtgtttatgtgtgtccCAGCTGGAAGGAACTGATGAacatagttcattcattcattcattttctaccgcttatctgaacttctcaggtcacggggagcctgtgcctatctcaggtgtcatcaggcatcaaggcaggatacaccctggatggagtgccaacccatcgcagggcacacacacactctcattcactcacgcactacgtacatttttccagagatgccaatcaacctaccatgcatgtctttggaccgggggaggaaaccggagtacccttaggaaaccccccgaggcacggggagaacatgcaaactccacacacaagaacgtgctaaccactaagccactaagccctaagccaccgtgccccccaacatAGTTCATCACAGGCTTACAAAATATTTCCTCCGGCTGTTTGCAGCCAATTTGTTGTTtatgtgctgttgtgttttagCATTTGATGTGGTGTTTTTAGTTCAGCAGTTtggctgttgtgtgtttggtttgagTTTTACTGTAGTCTTTTTTTTGTGACAGGCTGCCGTAATGACTTAAAAAGCAGCCaaaaaactgtcatttttttgttggttttttagaTCAGCGTTAACCCCAGTTATCAGGTTCAAGAATCTgactacaacaacaacattgtGCGGTGTGACCTTCGCTACACCGGCAACTATGTATACGTTTCAGGATGTCAGTTGTCGCCGTGAGTGTCTTTTCTGGTTCTTTATTTCAAAGTTTTGTACTGTGTTTTAAACGTAGGAAAGGTATATATAACACATTACACAGTTTCAATGGAGTCCTGGTCCCTATATAATGATGGTGTGCATGGATTATAACATGATacaagcttattattattattattattattttatttatgttttttttgtagtgtacagctgtatacCTGTAGGGTACTcacttgattaaaaaaagatttatagcATAAACTCAtaatttaacatacagtataaacttGTTATTCATATTATGCTATATATGAATTAtgctatatttaaatataaatcattcaCCTCACCCGTATctaatacagtacatgctgttTGCTTCTTTGTAAAGACAATCATAAAAATGACCAGTTAATATTTTAACAGTCCACATCAAATGTACTTTCTGACAAAAAATTTCACAGATGTATAGGATGCTTAAATATTCCAGTTGCTTACATACACTCAGGGTTTAGTTTGACTCAAATCCTCAGTCatttataataagaataatagcAGTGTAATCTTGTGATGGATCTTGTGATATTCTTCACTCAGTATAACAAAGACTGACCGATTACAATGGCATGTATTGTTCTCATGAACAGAGTCTTTTTTACTATTCAGATTGTTTACTTACTCAATCTATAGCTGCTTACATCTATTTTCTATCTTCCATAATGAACTTTAATGGTCCTTAGTCAGTAAATTTCGAAATAAATTTAGTCAAAAAGTCTCGTGGTTTACGTCAGATGATCTCTAAAGAGGAAATCTAGAGAGAATGAGCTATTCAGTGATATGATATCAAACACGTACAGTAACTGTGTGACATCACGTATGCTGTGTTCAGTACTACAAAAAAATTCTAGCATGTGTTAATGCTGCTCTCATTTCCTGAGCCAGGAGCTAAAATTAACGTTCTGTACACAATGGAAATGACTTCACTACTTCCTTCGATGTCTTTGACATCAAGGAAGTTGCATGAGCTGCAGAGTCAATCGGTTAACTTTCCACAGTTTCACTATACAGTAGCTAATCATATGACTGTGCCCCAAAATATAGAACGAAGTGAAAAAATGGATATATGGATTATATATTTCACATATAGCTTATTTCACATATACTACCTTATATAAAATATGCATAAAATCTGGTGTGATTTGCTCTCTTTCAGGTATTAAAACACTTTCAGGTCGACTTCACAAACGAAGACTATCTGCTATCCTGAAGAAAAGTTGCAGATTTCCACATTAAGACTGAATACGATATTTCTGATATCAATCATTTTGAAACTTAGCGCATATTACAAGATGAAGCTTAGGTAAAgttctgtcttttattttatgtcttttttcttttgaatcaATTTGTTAAAAGATTAAGATGAAGTGATGTTTtcaataaagaatataaattttttaccaaaaaaataTCTTCCAGCTGAAAATAAAATGGTCGTTCTGGTAGAAAGTGCAGTTTATTCACCTACACGGCCATGTTTAACTTTACAGTTAGGACAACTAAAGGTTCAGTCTGATCCACGCTGGACAACAATCAGCTCTTTGAAGATGTCGGTGACGCTACATTTGCTCATATTACTGCAAGACATGTATTACATGAAAATGACttgaataaatattcattctCTGATTCTGGCTGAAACATTTATTTGGATATTTGGAAATGCAATTAAACAAGTAAAGCAAACAAATTACAGACATGAACTATGTGCATTACAACAACCAGAGCCACGACTTACACTATTCATCTAGAATCCAATGTTTTACTTAGTGgttaagaaaataatttatgtatttaatgccATAAAAGTATAGTTTGGAGTTTAAACATTACCCAGATTTTCCACTTACCTCAAATCAGTCTTAAGTAATCAACTGTAAGATTTGTATATGTACTTTGCTTCCATGACGCCAATGTATCTAAATCTATAAACACTAGCAAGCTTCATGTGACTGTCAACActcacagcatttagcagacgcccttaatccagagcgatttacataatctcatttttatacaactgagcaattgagggttaagggccttgctcaggtacccaacagtggcagcttggtggacttacatccttctgattggtagcgcAACACCTtaggctaccacacacacacacacacacacacacacacacacacacacacacacacacacgagtaaaatgattttataaattGACTTTGACGTGATtttctgattcattcattttctgtctcacttaaCAGATTCACTCAATTTGATTCATTCTATTCTTGCCCACAAGTCTTCTGAGTGATCTAAGATATCTCAAAGTTCATCTtcaccatgatgatgatgatgatgatgacaatgatgatggtgtgtTCATGAGTCAGTCAAGTGAAATCTAAGTGTGGATTTAATAaagtgttattttaaaagacCCTTTGCAAAACATTCAGCcatgtaatatatttaaacacTGATCACAATGACTGTGTTTACTGATGAATGTATTTGTTAGTAGTATTTCAGTGTATCTCTGAATAATATTTGTCTACGAATAATATCGTATTAGATTTatgaataatgttttataaactacagttttatttctttgtagTATAAATCCAACAAAAACCGACTCCGGTGTGACTTAAAATCAGGCGGAGGCGATTGCGTACTAAAGGGTCTTTCGTGCTCTGTACTGCGCATGCGCGACAGATCACTACACTCTCTGTCGTATGcgtttgatttgtttttgtaacTGCCGGCGCTACTGAACCTGACAGCCAGCAAACGGTCAACAGGGCATAGCTTTTCCTCCGTTATTACATTAatcttatataattatatatatatatatatatatagcagatTTATAGAATGCATCCTGTATCCGTGACCATCCCTTCTTTTCGTTCAGAAGACAGCGGGTCAGAAAAAGGCTACACTGTGAGTTTTACAAACCTGTTTAACCAGATTTCTGCTTTTCAGGTCGCGTAACATAAATAAAccgaaatgtttttgtttgtttataaatcaaTACAAACCCGAAAATGCATTTAAACCAGTGATTACAGTAGTGCGCGTGCGTTGGTCTGATGAATCCCGTGCTGCGTTCATTAGCTccgtgttgttgtgtttttttattttggctcCATCAGGTTTTTAAGATCGAGGTGTTAACGAGCGGGCGGCAGCACACCGTGGAGAAGCGCTACAGTGAGTTTCATGCTCTGCATAAAATGGTGAGCTTTTCATTTACTTTCTGTACCTGCAGCGCACTTTGGTGGTTTTCCAGTTATAAAACACCTGCGGTTCTATGCTGAGTTCAAGTGctcaataaaaacacttttgtgGCTGCTGCGTTTGAACGTAGATTTTTAGAAAGTATtacacagtatgtatgtatgtatgggggatgtggtagcctagtgtttaagttGTTGGGCTACCAAATACAAGGTCAAGAGCTCtgatcccatgtccaccaggttaccactgttgggcccctgagtgaggcccttaaccctcaattgctcagttgtataaagtgagatgaaaatgtaagtcactctggataaggatgtctgctaaatgctgtaaatgtatcaaTGATTTTATGCTGGGCTTTCTTTTAGAAGTGCCTGATGGTTTAATGGCACCGGAGGTTGCGATCAATATTGACCAAAGAAATTCCACAAAAGTACCTTAAACTGAgaaacattaattatttttttcttatcagTCTATGGGTATCATTTGCTGTTTCCACATTACAACAATACAACACCAAtccacttttctctctctcaaacttTACAGAGCGACAAAAGCAACACATTGAACGAATCGCCAAGCATTCACAAGAACACTATAAAAAAACTATTCACAAGAAAACTATAACAAACATAGCCTGCGTTTGCAGCAGTAGTGCttttaggttttattttgaTGAACTAAAAACATGAAGAAGGTAGCCATTGACTTTTGAGACTGGCCTAAAAATCTGCAAACCACCCACAACTTTGGTTCAAACTAGATCAATATGACACAAAACATGAGGCTGGTAACCCTATTTCCATTTAACAGGACATTCATTGGGCCTCTTTTCCCTTTACCACCACAATCTCACCGTGGAGCTTTGATGATGAGTGTGTTAGATCTAGAAAAATCACCAGATTGTTATATAACTCCAGATGGGCATTAGTGCTCTAAATACGTGCACGCACACAGGGCTGGATGGGATTTTGGGCTCCCAGGGTTGTGCAGATAAAAAGCAGTGTGTTTCAGGCAAACTTAAGAAAGCAATAGCAAATAATTGGACCTTAATTACTTGTGTGcttctctctcccactcttAGTCTCAGTGAAGTAGACGTAGCCTCCCACACCTCAAAGATAACACATTGTCCCGTTGGAATTGAAGCCTTGTACAGCACTAAATTATATTCTAACGTTTATGCAACTCCAAATCATGACATAATGGCTCGACTGCCTTAAATGTACGTTTCATAAATCAGAGAGGCTCTTTGTATCGtctcagacagagagataagCAGCCATTTACTCAGGTTAAACCATACTGTTTGGGGATTTTACTTTGTTTAAGCTTTttaagtgtgttttatttttgttttgggtttatgCTAAAGCTTCTAGTGTTTCCTAAGAAGAGTATGAGACATGTAGCCTGATGACTgcgagtgtgtgggagtgtatAATTATCAGCGAGGGTGTGTGTTAGTAATGTCTGTGAGTTGCTCTTTCGCATATGGTTTCACCAGATGTTCCTTTATCATCACCGAGACAAGTAACAGAACTGGTCAGCTAACAGAAATGTGAACGTTTTACTCAACTCCTGTTTGCGGTGCTAAATATTATGGAATTTGTATGGCAAAGTTtgaatcacaaaaaaaatctctcaagGGAATGTTCAGTAGAAACTggtacaattgtttttttttattccttgtttGTTTCCTAATAGCTAAAGAAGATCATTAAACCTCCAGAGCTTCCTTCAAAGCATGTGAGAAACTGGATCCCCAAAGTTCTGGAGCAGAGACGACACGGTCTTGAGCTTTATCTGCAGGTACGGCTTCAACgtttaaggggaaaaaagactGAGAAGATATTGTACAAACCTGAGCCCTGATTCTTATGTCCAAAAGACAGTCATTTATTAGGAGcctgttgtttttaaaagaatACACTAAAATGTCAGCAATTTCTCCAAGTTCTGTACTGGACCTACATGGTTGTGCATTATGCAGTATCAGGATGTTGATGCATCCGTGCAATTTGTTTATACttccataattttttttttggtcaagtTTTAGCATCAAAAgccaaataaacaaacctgtTTTTAGATGCTAACCACCATTAATTTGAAGTGTGTTGATTCATGAATAATACATTAACTTCATAGATTCTGTATAGAATTTGATTAACAAATGTTGAACTCTTAAAAATTAGTATATTTGAGgaatttatttcccttttttgttGAATCACGCCTCACTCTCCTGTGATGACAGTATagatgtgtggtgtttttttctctaGACTATAATCATGGAAAACGAGGTCTTTCCTAAAATATTCCTGGATTTCCTCAACATCCGCCATTTCCCGTCCCTGCCAAAGGCCGAGAGTTGTGGGTAAGGAGCCGCTGCTGTTAGCGTGTAATTTTGGAAATGTTAAAAGAGCCTGTCGCCAGTTTCAGTCcatcaaactttatttatttttatttttttatcttttttttttcaccggTTTCTTCTTTTGCTTTTAGGTCATTTGAAACCGAATCCGAAGACTCCTGGTACGGCTGTAATTTTATATTGTATGAAATATAATTTAAGCTATATATAAAGCAATAAGAGACTGCATTTAAACAGATGTCATTTGCACTGAAACCATAACGATTCCAGAAACGTCCTCCTGTCCGGAATCGCAATAGAGAAATGTTGCAATGAGTCATGTATGTCTTGGatttctctctgtccttcacTCCTTCCTTCCTCATATAATTTTTAcacttctctctgtgtgtctgcagtAAACTGACACATCAGCCGGTCCTGCTTTTCCTGAGGGACCCCTATCTGCTTCCTGCCTCTAGCggtaaaaaaacacaccacttcaaataacatttaaaatgtccaTCATCCTTATTGAGAATCTGGGTGACTCTCTAAACGAAatagaccagtggtccccaaccttttaaTCCCCGCGGACgcgtcaatgtttgatcattggtggtggtggtggtggtggtggttgttgattgtttatattttagattgttttgatttaataattttaatttaattgtatttaagcacgtcttcaaaatatttttttttattttgataaacacagttacacaaaaaaataaatataaagtgatttaatattttaactcACTAGAACACTAAATCAATgggaaccctgagcttgtttctttgcaacgagacggttccatctgggggcgataggagacaatgacacccaaAGTGTGTTGCGTATGTCCGGTGTAGATAGGATGTCGGAAATgccaatagggatttaagtgctgtggtggcaatctcagcaCGTTCCTAAGgaaactttctaacgacgtctgtttcgtgctcatttttgctaatttgtgggttaaatttgagcaaacacaatatacacgtccCAGTTAACCTCTTGTCCATgtaaagtcgcacaaacccaagagaaatacaccacataaataaaatggaaataatttaatgttccttgggcggcccggacCGGTTGTTGGGGACCACTGAAATAGACTACACAAGTAGAAGCAGCACAAACACGAACAAGTCTTAACAGTTGCTCTAAAGCCTcaactgtgtgtatgttatatTTCTCTTAGTTATGATTGAACACATGGATCCAACAAAACCTGGTCGTTATCTCGTCTCTTTGAGATAAAGGATATttgatcgtttttttttttctctcgttAAACACCAATTGAATTGTTATAACCATACAATAACGACCTTCTAATAAATCAGAATCACTAAACACACCAATCACAGCTATTCCACTATCAACATATTCAACATGCTTCAGGATAAAGATTTCTTttaattacatatttttaataaagtagCTGCGTAAATTAATTCCCCATCATACTGAAACATCCATGTTCTTTTTACCTCATGAAGCTTCACTGACTTTATAAATGGTGGTTTTGTCCCCCCAGATACCTTTTCAAACATCATCACCGAAGGGGTGATTCATGGAATATTCTACCCAGACCTGCAACCGAGGTAGACCTGCGCTCTCTCCGGCCAAAATACAACACCTCACTTTCATGGACAAAGAGACGTTTACACTCTaatcatttacacaaacactacaagaACTTGGTCACAAAGTCCACACACttgagttttgttttgatttgttttgaagGCCCAACATTGTGAGTTTATAGAACATCAGCAACTTTTAAATGTTGACCGTCTTCTCGTTCCATCCTTCAGGGGGACTAGGCAACACAACTGCGCTGTGAAAAATGGTCTGTTACCAGATCAGAAACTAGAGCTGGGTGATGATAATAACTACTCcattaattattgatattttttcacAAAGAAATATTTCTATAAGGTGCAGTCTTTTTAAAGTGTTTCTAGACCCgtaataataatcacatcacatcatactgattatttgcaatttttatttgcactggatctggatattttctttatttttgactTCTGTTAACATATTTATTAGCTCCACCCACTATCCTGAATAGAGCTAATCGGCTCTGTGCATCTTCTCTAAAACATATCTGTACTTGCTGCAGAATTGTGAGCGCAGTTCACCTTACAGACAACAGGGGGTGCTGACATTAACAAACTGTTCCtttaaatgtacagaaaatatGCTGATGTAGGTTTTAGAATTTCATCAGTTTCAGAATGTATGCTTAATTGCACCAGACTCACGATACAGCAAGTCcagcattttctttctttcttttttttttctacttcctATTAGCCAATGCATCTAACCAGTCAGTTATGTTTGTGCACAGCAATCACATGCTGTGATTGTCTGCTTTCAATGAGTGAAAGACTGTACCTGAGTTACAGGAGTTCCTTTGACTGCATTCAACCTATTTAAATGATCTAGATATATGAAAAATACCAGATTTGTTGGTATTGCTAAATATTATCACCCAGCTCTTTCTGATGTTTTCCAAAAAGAAGTTGCCTTTATTTGTCTCACATACATTACTGCACAGTGAAATTcgttctttgcatatcccatcctgggggttggggtcagagcacagggtcatcCATGATGCAGTTCCCTCTGGATTGGGCAGGTTCAACCCCGATCTTCAGATCAACAACCcacagccttaaccacttgagctaccacCACCCCAACAAGGTGCTTAATTCACAGATCACTAACAGCCCAATTATTACCATTCGTGACTCGTCCCTGTTCGGTAATGAGAGATATTCTGACTGGATTATGGGGAAATATTTCCTGTTTGGACCAAACAACTAGAGTGTTCACTGAGCCTTTCTGCTAAACATTCTTTCTCTAACAAAGTTTCAATTCGCCTCAACTGTATTATCAGCAAATCATGGCATTTATGAAGAAGGGAAACTAATCTCAAACTCTTAGCTGCTAGAAACTGTGAAAGAAGTTTATTCAAGTGTTTAGTTTACTGGGCTAAGGGTTGATTTCGAGTGAGATGCCAGAGACAGGATTTACTTCCTTCTTTCTTCACTTGGTCAGCCAAGATGTGTTTGATGTCAGTTATTTGCTGCTTGGAGCTATGAAGCCAACATAATTAGCTTGTAATAAGCCAACAAGCTAGCAAGATAACCGTGCTGCGTGACGCACGTCCGCCTCCTTAAACAGCAAACTGTATAGTCAATGTTATCGATTTAAGAAGCATGCACACACCTGTATTACTTATTAGCATCCTAGCTCCAGTGTGAAAAATTAGAGAAGAAAACATCTTGGTTGACTTTTGTCGAGTCGCTCTTTTAGTTGTCATTGTGCCAAATATCAGGCAACGACTCATAACGATTACGTTCAAAACCGAAAGGTACACAGTGTATAGAGGTCAGTGATCTGAGAAGGGTATCATACTGCGATGCTATTACACGCCATTAGTTTATCTATCATAATATCTGGCTTCGCTAACAACAATAGAGCTACTATAAAAACGTTTCATAAGAAACCTGACGATAAAGGAAGCGATGATGTAAAAATCCACCATTGTATCCAAACGGATCGACGTTTAGAATCTAGACATATCGACGAGATCCTCGACAACGGCATCGTATACTGTGACTCTGTTATACTGtcttataccacagcgctgtggatttcttcattctgattggtcagagagtGTTGAACCATTTCCTTCAACAGCAGACACTAgtgcagctgcaaatcacaggttgATATTAACGTGTGCATCGTTCTCGTACGTtctcatttctatagtaacggctaaTCGTTAAAGCCGACGATTCACGATCGACCTAAACGGATTTGACGTGTATAGTTGTACATGCGTGAATTTTTCTATGAGGAGATATGATATTTTAATGGAAGGCGTCTACAgcgtcagcactttgtaacggTCAGTTTCTGATACAGGGAAGTTTTCAGGACAAAGACttctcattgttttgttttgtatttttttttttttttttttttaaacttaataaAGGGAGGCTGGTGAGagagtttatagctgctataacctaagtgataacaggaattaCCTAATTTTTCA
Coding sequences:
- the snx24 gene encoding sorting nexin-24; protein product: MHPVSVTIPSFRSEDSGSEKGYTVFKIEVLTSGRQHTVEKRYSEFHALHKMLKKIIKPPELPSKHVRNWIPKVLEQRRHGLELYLQTIIMENEVFPKIFLDFLNIRHFPSLPKAESCGSFETESEDSCKLTHQPVLLFLRDPYLLPASSDTFSNIITEGVIHGIFYPDLQPR